TACGGTACACAGACAGACAGTATTTATTCCCCTGCTATGCCTTAACAACTTTATGCTCAAACCAATTAATTTGTGAAACAATCTGTTAATGTTTGTAGCCACTTTAGCCTAAGCCCCTTAGCTAACTTTCAGCCCACCAGCTCGCATGTAGTGAACTTTTAAGATTTGTGCttgaaaagaattttttatgCCTACTCCAACAGTttccaattgttttttttttttcattttactttgaAGTTCTTCGCTGTTAAGCCTACAAATTTGCTTAACCGCCAACAGGCAGCAAGCACAGTCTAACATGCCTTGGTGTTCGCAGCTTCGTACCTTTTTTGTGCTACAATTTACAGAATTCCTCGAGAAAAATCCAATTTGCACTTTCAACAGGCGCCGACGCGACTTATGCACCATTCGTCCCTGCTTATTTATGTTATTACTTTGTTATTCATATATTATGGTGGATAGAGGATGGAAACTACTTTAAGCTAATTTCGTGAGAAGATAACTCGCTTACTTGTAGACTCCTTTCGTAAATAAACCCAGCTTGAGTTTGGGCTTATGCGGCAAAAAGGTTTAAAATTACGTTATtcgcaataaataataatgctattttataagttaaatattttatcttcaTTTTCGTGCACCTTATGCCCACTAGAGCCATAAATTAgcgtataattttaaattacttctAACAACATGTTTTTTTACTTTCCAGAACAATGAGCAGTCCTACGAGCAGTCTTCCATAAATCAAGGGTTTAGTAAAAATTACGGTACACTCTCACCACCATCGCCAACACTCACAGCGGATAATCTTACTTACTCTTGGTATAATTTGGATGTTTTCGGTGCTGTGCACCAGCCGGGTTCGGGTTGGAAGCAACTGCTGAATCGTGTAAAAGGTGTTTTATGCAATGAACGTCACATTCCTGCGCCGCGCAAACACCTCTTGAAAAACGGTAAATAGCAAATTAAGtagatttaattattttgctcGCGTTTTACACTCTCAAACTGctcaatttgttttttagtttctgGCGTCGCTTATCCGGGTGAATTGCTAGCGATCATGGGCAGCTCTGGTGCCGGTAAAACTACACTTCTGAATGCGATTGCTTTTCGCTCATCGAAAGGTGTACAAATATCTCCATCCACCGTACGCTTGCTCAACGGTCATCCGATTGATGCCAAGGAAATGCAAGCACGTTGTGCTTATGTTCAACAAGATGATCTTTTCATTGGTTCACTCACCGCACGAGAACACCTCATTTTCCAGGCAATGGTGCGTATGCCAAGGCATACGacgaaaaaacaaaagataCAACGTGTGGATCAGGTTATACAAGATCTCTCGCTGGGAAAATGCCAGAATACTTTAATTGGCGTGCCGGGTCGTGTGAAAGGCTTATCCGGTGGCGAACGTAAACGCTTGGCATTTGCTTCGGAAGCGCTAACGGATCCACCACTATTGATTTGTGACGAACCTACTTCGGGTTTAGACTCATTTATGGCACACAGCGTCGTACAGGTGTTGAAGAAACTATCGCAGAAAGGCAAAACAGTCATATTGACAATACATCAACCATCTTCCGAGTTATTTGAACTTTTCGACAAAATATTGCTCATGGCTGAAGGTAGAGTCGCCTTTCTGGGTACACCGGGCGAAGCGGTAGACTTTTTTTCATAGTGAGTGACCGCATTTCACTTAATTCATCCTAACCTATGTTTCTCTTAATTTCAAACTTTGCATTTTATGTATTCATCTTTTTAACTCTCTAGCATCGGAGCTCAATGTCCGAACAATTACAACCCAGCAGATTTTTACGTACAAGTTTTGGCCGTTGTGCCTGGCCGGGAAGCGGAGTCACGTGACCGTATAGCCAAAATTTGTGATAATTTTGCAGTTGGAAAGTAAGTAGCTCTCGCAAACAACACTTTACTATGCTTAATGTCTTCCGTTCCCGAGCAGGGTCTCTCGCGAGAtggaacaaaattttcaaaaactggaGAAATCCAATGGCTTAAACAAAGAGGACGAGAATGGATTTACATATAAAGCTTCATGGTTTATGCAGTTTCGTGCGGTCCTTTGGCGCTCGTGGCTGTCAGTGTTGAAGGAACCGTTATTAGTGAAAGTGCGCCTATTTCAAACGACGGTACGAGCATTCCTATACCGTTATAATGGATTATTTGCGACTTGATGCACTAATGTCTTTCATTTTAGATGGTTGCTGTTCTTATTGGACTGATCTTTCTGGGACAACAATTAACCCAAGTCGGTGTGATGAACATTAACGGTGCCATTTTCCTATTTTTAACCAATATGACGTTTCAGAATGCCTTTGCTACAATAACTGTAAGCTAcatattgcatatttttgccCAACTCAACATTGTATTTTACAGGTTTTTACATCCGAACTGCCTGTATTCATACGTGAGACGCGCAGCCGACTTTATCGCTGTGACACTTACTTCCTCGGGAAAACAATTGCCGAACTGCCACTCTTCTTGATTGTTCCGTTACTCTTTACAGCCATCGCTTACCCAATGATTGGCTTGCGTCCTGGTATTGATCATTTCCTAACAGCGCTGGCGCTTGTTACATTGGTTGCCAATGTTTCGACATCTTTTGGCTATTTGATTTCGTGCGCCTGCTCGTCGACATCAATGGCGCTCTCCGTGGGCCCACCTGTTATCATACCATTTCTACTTTTCGGCGGCTTCTTTTTGAACTCCGGCTCGGTGCCGGTGTACTTCAAGTGGCTGTCGTATTTATCGTGGTTCCGTTATGCCAATGAAGGATTATTAATCAACCAGTGGGCTGATGTAAAACCTGGCGAAATTACTTGCACTTCATCCAATACCACCTGTCCTAGCTCAGGTGAGGTTATACTGGAGACGTTGAATTTTTCGGCGAGTGATTTACCATTCGATTTTATTGGATTGGCTTTGCTCATTGTTGGTTTTCGGATATCCGCGTATATAGCATTGAGAGTGCGCGCTAGACGCAAAGAGTAAAATGAGGACGAAAAAGACTAGTTTCCAGTTTAGTTTTTTGGTATTAAATATCTAGTTTTGTATgcgtttttttcatataataaatcgataattttggcaaaaaagtgtttttctcTCGGCGAAAGTACATATGCTGAATGAACTTCAGACATGTCAAGACGCTGAACTCCATACAATAACAGGATGCttcttgatgtctcccatcgaacgCCTGCTCAATGAGGACTGTATGCTTCCGGGAAAGGAACATGATGCACTTCCTTTAATCAGCTTCTGCTAAGACTCTTTCGTAGAAATCATTCTTGCTATAATATGTTTGGAGCGGAATCGCCTTTTAGGTTCAGTCACACACTGAACGCCATTAAAATTAGAGTTACAAACTTTCACAGCCTCCGccccagtgaatggcgtacttagAGTCGAAACTACACCATATAcgcatatacaacaaaaaaaaaaacggagtTGCCTTAGCCAAACTTCGTTTTCCAAACCTCCCTATCCAGAATATACCCTCAACACTAAATGTTTGCCCTGCATGCAAGGAATCTACATCCTCGCACTAACCTGCTCTTTGTATACCCTATGTATTCCATATCTAACATCCTTCTCTTTATGATCCTACCCCTTAAAATAGCACCTTACTGGGACACCTGTTTGATGAATTTGGTCATAACTAACTACACAACAGGGTCTATTTAACcgctacaaaaataaaaacaaactgtCGGAATGTGTTGaaccactacaacaacagccgttattagaaaataatttatcgcttttttttttgtatttaattttataatatgtttataattaaaagcataattagaatattttttaaagaaatggcaataaattttcaatttcgtttcctattattttttcaagtggCTACACCGCCGTCCGCTtccgaaaaatttcaaatttttatatttccattCAAGCAAATCaaagcatttaaaatttttcaccacCTTTGCAAGCGACCTAGTCATATTCACCACTAAACACACCACTTACGAATGTCAACATGACAGCCACACAAGCGACTGATGAAATAGCAACAGCTGTCAACAAAGGAGAAAGCGAAAATGAGAAATAAAGCGACAAAAAAGAAGGAATGCGCAGAAATCGCCGGCGTGAACATTTTTCTGAAGGTAAATTGCCACGGAAATCGATTTATTAATGgaaaattacatacattttaGGAAACCGTGCCCAAAAGTTCATATAAGGTCGAATCGTGtgtgaaaagtgaaaataagTCAATAAATACAGTGGAGAGCCGAGaatgaatcattaaaaaattgacTGGCTGTGCGTCTGCTAGCGTGGCTTCGCTTGCTGCAAGCGATGTCTACATAGGCTGGAGCTTCTatattataaatgtttataCAATACAAATCAACTATATGCTAAATTATTTATCTAATCAACAAACGTATTTTGTTGAGCGGAAAGAGTGGCGTGAGTATTTCAAGAGACGTGCACGCCGTGAGTGTGCTCCATGAGCGCTTGTTGTCCAAGCAAATGTCGCACAAGAAAACAAAGTAAACTcactattaaaatttgttaaaaatatcaattgtttAGTAGTGCTCCTAGCGAGCGGTTAAAGAAGCAGTGCGCCCAGTACAGTACATAGctggaaatatataaatttcgtaGTGACGTGATAAtacaagaaatttattttactttcacaCGTAAGTGTTGTTGAATAGTTGTGCGTCGCCCACGGGAAGTGACAATAAAacgtataaaaaagaaagaaaatcgAAACGTGTAAAGCTATTGACGTTGTCGTGTACCTACGTCACATAACCGCATAGTTCAGTAGTCATACGAGCATACGTAGTGTATTGTGACTACAATGCCCAAGCATACATCCTTTGAAACAACTAAATACGCACTATTTTATTGCTATTAAACGTGTGTATACGCTACTATCCACAATAAACGTTCAAATTCgtattaattctttattttgttatttaaccGGTTCTTCAACCCCTTGTAGGCAATAACGGTAGCGTtgggttttcattttatttattctcttTCATTTCTCGGTTCGGTCAGACAGTTCCAacacaattaattaaaactgCAGACGGTAAAATAACAAGGGACAGTTCCCACTACTGCTCCAGTGGTCGGCAGCTGTTACACACGCACATTACCTCAAACTCAACCAGCTGATTTTGATTTGCTTGGCTGTGAAACTGGCAGTTTGTAAACAAAGTGTTATCAACGCAACAAATCCACTCCTACCTACACTTGCTTCACAACCAAGAAGTTATCCGCATTTCCTTTTATGCTCCGTTCGACTTTGCGCCAGTCAAGAAGTCACATTGCTTCCCTCGTGGTGAGTTAATAAAATTGTACATGAAAGGAGTGCGCTAGTACAGGAGGACAAAATGAATATAGACACATTGCGAAATGAGTGGGACGAACTCACCAAAGAGTACAATGAACTCGAGGTAAGTAGAAGTAATGTTTtccttaaaattgtttttgtaaaagtaAAAGTCAACAACTGTTGCATATCGCATAAGGTGGACTAGGGTTATAGTTTAACAACAttaatgagaaaaaatataatttaataattattgtattttgttgTCGTATTTCAACGCCACTtacgtaaatgaaaaaattaaataaaataacgagTTCAACGGTTTTATGTGCCTACTTACAGACACAAAGCACAAAAAGTAAATTGGAACACATTcgcacttaaattaaaaaaaagactgTGAGTCATTGTCAACGACGATTTTGGTAACTCCGTTATGCGTTTTAAAGTAAATAACAATTTTGCACACTTTTCTATATTGTTATCTCCAATGTAATacaagcaaaaacaatataatttcaaccaAAGGTGCATTGTCAAACATTAAAGTGCACTTTAACTATGAATGATAAAATGACCttcacataaatacatacatatgcatgtatgtatgtacttcatcTTCTTTACGGAAGTtgcaaaaaacatttattatggCTTGTTTTGGATATTATTGATGTATTTTGACCTTTCGTTAAATTTCCGGTCCGActattatgcaaattttttgttaCGCTTATTGAGTTTCAGCTTAATTATTACTGTTTTTATTATGGTTAAAAAAACtgcaatataaacaataaatacaatCATATCAACGTATGCATATCTGTGatatcaacaaaaatattgcaattagaaaaaaaaataagaaaaaacgttaactttgattgcacagaagctataatacccttctgtaacaaaaatatttccatgcATGAACTTGTTTGTGTGGCACCTAAGTATATGtatgctacagtggtctgaTCACAATAATTTGTTCGTATATTATACCGTTGCCTGAGTAATaatttatgctaaatttcgtgaagatgtctTGTCGGCAATAAGGCACATAAAACCGTTTTCTGTACAAGAAATAGattttatcgttcagtttgtactatggcagttatatgctgtTTCTAATAGTGCGATATCGGTGGTTCGATCAATGAGCAGcagaatttgtaaaatttctgatCGCTGAGTAACTAGTGCGTGTATGTACAGACTTAATAGCCCTGTCCAGCCAATAATCATTGAGCGGACATTTTTAGTGCATATTTATCTGGCAATAAAAacataatgtatgtacataaataatactTCTGCATAGTATAAAATAGTGGcggaaattttaatgaaatttttttcgataactCGTGTGAATTTGTAAATCTGTTTAACAGCTGAATATAATAGAAGAAATAAGCTTTCCACCAAAGatatgaaaatgttgaaattaaaaattttcggaATACTTCATATGAAAGTCCGTTCAAAcgttcaaatatgtacatatgtacatacatacatatattgttatatctacaaatgtataattgtaTAAACATGTACTTAGTTTCATATTTATAGATTTGCTTATCAACATTCTCGATAACTtaaaccaaataataataaaacactaAATATTTTCCGCATTTCTCATTCATCATAGGATTGCAATCGCCGatatattgagttgctggaaCAACTCCACAGTCATCAGCAGAAATGTTTCAACGAAATAAAACATCAGCGTTATCGGATGAATCAAATTACAGCTTCACTAAAGCAGTAAGTCGCTTTGAAAATTTACTATAtctataaaaacgaaaaattatttttagtattattcgcacatacacacataaacatcATTAATATTGACAAGTTGTGGTTTATTTTGCAATTCAATGTCATAAAAACAGCATGcaatgcaacaaaaaacgcGTATAATTAAGTCAATACGCTTGTCAAGGCAGCCAGACTGTCAGTTATCCAAAATCACTAATAACAACGCTATAGACAAAGTGCTTGGTGTGCTAAGAAGCAGCTCTATCAGTACTCAAAGTCACGCATGTAGCGCGCGGCAGTGCGGTGAAGACCATTCACCCTACACGTGACATTGCGGCTGGTTTTGTAGACAACAAATAATAcagaaaaagaattaaaaaggAAGGAAAATTTCGGCTGTTTAATGTGCTCTGTAAACCAGCATCTTACAGACGCatggtaaacatatgtacaagcGTGTGCGGCAATAAGCGTGCGCGTATTTTATCGTATAAAAGGAAAACAGCTACAAAGTCCAAGGCTTGCCTATGGGCAAAGTGCTTGCAAACAATATCCGTAAATGTTCCGATATGAACGCACCCTTTTGAAGGGCCAAACTGGTTTGATGCCGGAGTGCTTTTTTCCCACACACGCATGCGATTATAAAAGtgttaatgtgtatgtgcatataaatcGTTTTACTTTTTATTCGCACTCTATGCGCACCGCTTTGTTTTATCGCTATCAGCACCAGCGCTTGGCTACTGATAAGCGTTTAGCACCTGAGCTTGTTTGCCGACacgattttaaataaaaacacctAGACGTTTCGATGTGCTCTCCATCATTTATGCATTAAAACgaagtgtttatttatttattatgttgtCCGCAGCTCATACCCACGTGTGAGACTAATCAAATATGGCAGTGCAATTAAATTGCTTAATGAATGTGTGCAAACTTGTGGCAGCGCTTTGCCACGACTGATGGCTGCATTAGTTACGAGCAGTAAAGCAGCAAATTTGTTAGCGCTGTCCAAGGGCTTAacgcatttttaaatttttgatttatttaactTACACCTTCTGCGTTTTGGCTTGGTCAATCAATGTTCaaactttatttgtaaatacataagtacatacatatgtgtctacATATATCGTTTTGCTTGCATTCAGACTGGaaatttagcaaaataattttatttttttgcatactcCTATCTAATAGGTAATAGctaataagtatgtacatatttttattttcttgtgcCCCGCCTGCATACAACACTTGCTTTGTTCTGTCATTG
The DNA window shown above is from Bactrocera tryoni isolate S06 chromosome 4, CSIRO_BtryS06_freeze2, whole genome shotgun sequence and carries:
- the LOC120776067 gene encoding protein white, which gives rise to MGQEDQEVLIRGGKATSTSAESLDNNNEQSYEQSSINQGFSKNYGTLSPPSPTLTADNLTYSWYNLDVFGAVHQPGSGWKQLLNRVKGVLCNERHIPAPRKHLLKNVSGVAYPGELLAIMGSSGAGKTTLLNAIAFRSSKGVQISPSTVRLLNGHPIDAKEMQARCAYVQQDDLFIGSLTAREHLIFQAMVRMPRHTTKKQKIQRVDQVIQDLSLGKCQNTLIGVPGRVKGLSGGERKRLAFASEALTDPPLLICDEPTSGLDSFMAHSVVQVLKKLSQKGKTVILTIHQPSSELFELFDKILLMAEGRVAFLGTPGEAVDFFSYIGAQCPNNYNPADFYVQVLAVVPGREAESRDRIAKICDNFAVGKVSREMEQNFQKLEKSNGLNKEDENGFTYKASWFMQFRAVLWRSWLSVLKEPLLVKVRLFQTTMVAVLIGLIFLGQQLTQVGVMNINGAIFLFLTNMTFQNAFATITVFTSELPVFIRETRSRLYRCDTYFLGKTIAELPLFLIVPLLFTAIAYPMIGLRPGIDHFLTALALVTLVANVSTSFGYLISCACSSTSMALSVGPPVIIPFLLFGGFFLNSGSVPVYFKWLSYLSWFRYANEGLLINQWADVKPGEITCTSSNTTCPSSGEVILETLNFSASDLPFDFIGLALLIVGFRISAYIALRVRARRKE